A section of the Agrobacterium tumefaciens genome encodes:
- a CDS encoding response regulator produces MTEGGGLLEKACRAVAVLDLPACVKDSELRYVTANEAYGRLLGHPPGLLKGRTSFSLSGDNRDAEREDRERRALVFATDETIASHTATVSGNLRCERFIGDDGNLFLFEVFEKMPSPVLAAPSAVGDASDLLFTSGVMDFIDAGIVVYDRENRLVYCNARFAEFYRAFGVELTPGIRLEALMKALYFSSGYRSVQEDDPDFEGWMQGQLRDFALPYLERVEQFADGRWVRMVNKRLEDGTLVGLRVDVTEFKAHETLLNTQIRETWLLRAALEQLPVGVFLRDKDRRLTFANAAYETFLDGSLADHIGRTESDMFPEEGEQFRLENEHILETGESIEKTGCVSLADGGTIPIITRLGRVATPDNDYYLVGSVTDVSLLQERENALIAARAEAEALHRQLEAVLHALPVGVLLLNADLVIEYINPCFYKVWGEIGGGTSLVGMTYRDFMQLNYDSGLYDYGDKSFEEVYGERVHRLLNTEGFAPREVRSKSGKVTVISKTRLEGGKILSTYADVTDVRLRDAEISKARAELERVGEYMQGATRAMAQGLVLVEQGTIIMSNEAMARMFDVPPHLLDKGENWSGFFSHCAGRGDFGTAEEAAATLSAWRENIAANRPFSWLIQVAGKSWLNLEATNSSGNYWLIIVTDVTEMKVREEELQRLLSRAEAADRAKSEFLANMSHEIRTPMNGVLGMAELLAKSKLDTRQKTFTDIIVKSGNALLTIINDILDFSRIEAGQMKLRNMPFDPAEAVEDVVSLLSSAALEKDIELIVRIDASVAGKVIGDAGRFRQIVTNIVGNAVKFTETGHVLVELSAHATKTSETIFSLRVEDSGIGIPADKIETIFDKFSQVDGSATRRHEGTGLGLAITVGLVGLFDGAINVASDVGKGSTFEVNIPFQVTEKRTELPLFSKAIEDIRVLVVDDNDVNRRILTEQLKSWGIDGHAVGDGPTGIAVLEEAVALGFVIDAIILDYHMPIMNGLDVVERIRADARFDEIAIVFLTSMDVVGDETLFADLNVQAHLMKPARARLLRSTLFDVVRDVRFKRAQGHAAHLPSGNFPARPEGSSSDKKERAAHPVIAPDRRRPFLLDVLVAEDNDVNQIVFSQILQQAGLRFLIVGNGKKAVQAWEEHNPAVILMDVSMPVMNGHQATRAIRAAEQAAGDGRHVPVIGVTAHTQEADRELCLQAGMDDYLSKPISPEILEDKIAQWLGEEMPRRDLPVV; encoded by the coding sequence TTGACCGAGGGTGGCGGGTTGCTGGAAAAGGCTTGCAGGGCCGTCGCTGTCCTGGACCTGCCGGCGTGCGTCAAGGATAGCGAGCTGCGCTATGTCACGGCCAATGAGGCCTATGGTCGCCTTCTTGGACATCCGCCCGGCCTTTTGAAGGGCCGCACCAGTTTTTCCCTGTCGGGTGATAACCGCGACGCCGAGCGTGAGGACCGGGAGCGTCGCGCGCTGGTCTTTGCCACCGACGAGACCATTGCAAGCCATACCGCGACGGTGTCCGGCAACCTGCGCTGCGAGCGCTTCATCGGCGACGACGGCAATCTTTTTCTGTTCGAGGTGTTTGAAAAAATGCCCTCGCCGGTGCTGGCGGCACCGTCGGCTGTCGGCGATGCGTCCGATCTGCTTTTCACCAGCGGCGTGATGGATTTCATCGATGCCGGTATCGTTGTTTATGACCGGGAAAACCGGCTGGTCTATTGTAATGCTCGTTTCGCAGAGTTTTACAGGGCCTTTGGCGTGGAGCTGACGCCGGGGATACGGCTCGAAGCGCTGATGAAGGCGCTCTATTTCTCGAGCGGCTATCGCAGCGTCCAGGAAGACGATCCGGATTTCGAAGGGTGGATGCAGGGGCAGCTGCGGGATTTTGCGCTGCCTTATCTCGAAAGGGTGGAGCAGTTTGCCGACGGACGCTGGGTGCGCATGGTCAACAAGCGCCTGGAAGATGGCACGCTGGTCGGCCTGCGAGTGGATGTCACCGAGTTCAAGGCGCACGAGACGCTTCTGAACACGCAGATCCGCGAGACCTGGCTGTTGCGCGCCGCGCTCGAGCAATTGCCGGTCGGTGTCTTCCTGCGGGATAAAGACAGGCGGCTGACCTTTGCCAACGCGGCCTATGAGACATTTCTGGATGGCAGCCTCGCCGATCATATCGGCAGAACCGAAAGCGATATGTTCCCTGAGGAAGGCGAGCAATTCCGTCTGGAAAACGAGCATATCCTTGAAACCGGGGAGTCGATAGAAAAGACAGGCTGCGTTTCTCTTGCCGATGGCGGCACCATCCCCATCATCACCCGGCTCGGCCGCGTCGCGACGCCCGACAATGACTACTATCTGGTAGGTTCGGTCACCGATGTGAGCCTGTTGCAGGAGAGGGAGAACGCCCTTATCGCCGCGCGGGCGGAGGCAGAGGCGCTGCACCGCCAGCTTGAGGCTGTTCTCCACGCGCTGCCGGTCGGGGTGCTGTTGCTCAACGCCGATCTCGTGATCGAATATATCAATCCCTGTTTTTACAAGGTGTGGGGAGAGATCGGCGGGGGGACGTCGCTCGTCGGGATGACCTATCGCGACTTCATGCAGCTGAACTACGACAGTGGGCTCTATGACTATGGCGACAAATCATTTGAGGAGGTCTATGGCGAGCGGGTGCACCGGCTTCTGAACACGGAGGGGTTTGCGCCACGCGAGGTACGCAGCAAAAGCGGCAAGGTCACCGTCATCTCGAAAACCCGCCTCGAGGGCGGTAAAATCCTCAGTACCTATGCCGACGTTACCGATGTGCGCTTGCGCGATGCGGAGATCAGCAAAGCCAGGGCGGAGCTGGAGCGTGTCGGCGAATATATGCAGGGCGCGACACGCGCCATGGCGCAGGGCCTGGTGCTTGTCGAGCAGGGCACGATCATCATGTCCAACGAGGCAATGGCGCGCATGTTCGATGTGCCGCCCCATCTTCTGGATAAGGGTGAAAACTGGTCGGGATTCTTTTCCCATTGCGCCGGCCGCGGCGATTTCGGCACCGCCGAGGAGGCGGCTGCGACCCTTTCCGCCTGGAGAGAGAATATCGCGGCCAACCGGCCGTTTTCCTGGCTCATCCAGGTTGCGGGCAAAAGCTGGCTCAATCTGGAGGCGACCAACAGTTCCGGCAATTACTGGCTCATCATCGTCACTGATGTGACTGAGATGAAAGTGCGCGAAGAGGAATTGCAGCGCCTGCTTTCGCGCGCCGAAGCGGCGGACCGGGCCAAATCGGAGTTCCTGGCCAATATGAGCCATGAAATCCGCACGCCCATGAACGGTGTGCTTGGCATGGCGGAGCTTCTGGCCAAATCCAAGCTCGACACGCGCCAGAAGACCTTTACCGATATCATCGTCAAATCGGGCAACGCGCTTCTGACCATCATCAACGACATTCTCGATTTCTCGCGCATCGAGGCGGGCCAGATGAAGCTGCGCAACATGCCGTTCGATCCGGCGGAAGCGGTTGAAGATGTTGTGTCGCTTCTATCGTCGGCGGCTTTGGAGAAGGACATCGAGCTGATCGTTCGCATCGATGCCTCGGTTGCCGGCAAGGTTATCGGCGATGCCGGGCGTTTTCGCCAGATCGTTACCAATATCGTCGGAAACGCCGTCAAGTTCACGGAAACGGGTCACGTGCTGGTCGAGCTTTCCGCCCACGCGACGAAAACTTCCGAAACGATTTTTTCCCTGCGGGTCGAAGACAGCGGCATAGGCATTCCCGCCGACAAGATCGAAACCATCTTCGACAAGTTCAGCCAGGTCGATGGTTCCGCAACGCGCCGGCACGAGGGTACGGGGCTTGGGCTGGCGATCACCGTCGGTCTGGTGGGCCTGTTCGATGGGGCAATCAATGTCGCAAGCGATGTCGGCAAGGGCTCTACCTTCGAGGTCAATATTCCGTTTCAGGTCACGGAAAAGCGGACGGAGCTTCCGCTGTTTTCGAAGGCAATCGAGGATATCCGGGTTCTCGTTGTCGATGACAACGACGTCAACCGCCGCATCTTGACCGAGCAGCTGAAAAGCTGGGGGATCGATGGCCACGCGGTGGGTGACGGGCCTACCGGCATCGCGGTGCTGGAAGAAGCGGTGGCGCTTGGATTTGTCATTGATGCCATCATTCTCGATTATCACATGCCGATCATGAACGGGCTGGATGTGGTGGAGCGAATTCGCGCCGATGCCCGATTCGACGAAATCGCCATCGTTTTCCTCACCTCCATGGATGTCGTCGGTGACGAAACGCTGTTTGCCGATCTCAACGTGCAGGCGCATCTGATGAAGCCGGCGCGGGCCCGGCTGTTGCGCTCCACCCTGTTCGACGTGGTGCGAGACGTCCGGTTCAAACGCGCCCAGGGACATGCCGCGCATTTGCCATCAGGCAATTTCCCCGCCCGACCGGAGGGTTCGTCTTCCGACAAAAAGGAGCGCGCCGCCCACCCGGTCATCGCTCCAGATCGGCGCCGCCCGTTCCTTCTCGACGTGCTGGTGGCCGAAGACAATGACGTCAACCAGATCGTCTTTAGCCAGATCCTGCAGCAGGCGGGCCTGCGTTTCCTGATTGTCGGCAACGGCAAGAAGGCGGTACAGGCTTGGGAAGAGCATAACCCCGCCGTCATCCTCATGGACGTCTCGATGCCCGTCATGAATGGGCACCAGGCAACACGCGCCATACGCGCCGCCGAACAGGCGGCTGGCGATGGACGGCATGTGCCTGTTATAGGCGTGACCGCCCATACGCAGGAAGCGGATCGCGAGCTTTGCCTGCAGGCCGGCATGGACGATTACCTGTCGAAGCCGATCAGCCCCGAAATCCTCGAAGACAAGATTGCGCAATGGCTGGGCGAGGAAATGCCACGGCGCGACCTGCCTGTCGTCTGA